One segment of Rhodopirellula baltica SH 1 DNA contains the following:
- a CDS encoding serine/threonine-protein kinase, translated as MVAFELSTDESQSTDPSLLRGLNDEQQSRLTKLLDEYLVGLENGESLDSDEIVRQNPDLGSVFHAYLEKLRALYGVAAGMHPTLDAPSVPLPADKQLGDFLLHHEIGRGGMGVVYEASQQSLDRRVAIKLLPLASMLDSNQIARFKNEAHAAGLLQHPHIVPIHSVGSHQGVHYYAMQFIDGIALDAWVRERREEKIAGELAVESGTSSGESRAESAERKRDAWKQVVQWGIDIADALHVAHENGVVHRDVKPSNLMLDRSGKIWVTDFGLARCQTEMSLTRSGDVIGTMRYMSPEQSRGQSALIDGRADEYSLAATLYECLTLRYAHEGEDAATILKKIDNEEVIPLHLLRPDLPRDLGTVIAKAMSKGREDRYETAKEFAEDMDRVLRGEPTIARPPSMSDRLIRLASKHRRVALSAALIVILGLVGSTIYNAKLAAAKSVSDSNLARATRSELLARGAIDRLGAQMAESLAHIPGADSVRREYLLETLQYYELFAAEVKDDPALREDLAMTLAKVGDLQSELGASQQAIAALKRSESIYAELAADAGINDPVRLHWSTCQNNLAQALVRAGKLEEAARYFVRAMKLQQKLVNQGPAFPQRREAEVSLATTMNNMGLLLMRTDAKTEAESYFAKAIERLQPLTIELVSNTDKLSESNTGEIAKKLSAVQSNLAGLLTESDPERAIRYASQALESQLSFLQAEPGDAEIAGQTMVTLNTLGAAQSAMGRNAKAIETFEQAIEMGNQVVLRWPSHPNYRRDLSLSFNHLGLVRSKMKSLGKARAAFEKALEVGQPLATQFPEDAETQSMLGGVWNNYGFLQQQLGDAGAAAEAYSHAIRLQSVAVSVAPEVVRYNEYLRKHRANHQSVMPSAGNSLPQEELQGLIHEAN; from the coding sequence ATGGTCGCCTTTGAATTGTCGACGGACGAATCGCAATCGACGGATCCATCGCTGCTGCGCGGTCTGAATGACGAGCAACAATCTCGGCTGACGAAGTTGTTGGATGAGTACTTGGTCGGTTTGGAAAACGGCGAGTCATTGGACTCGGATGAAATCGTTCGGCAGAACCCAGACTTGGGGTCCGTCTTTCATGCTTACCTTGAAAAGCTGAGAGCTCTCTACGGCGTGGCCGCCGGGATGCACCCCACGCTCGATGCGCCTTCGGTTCCGCTGCCGGCGGACAAACAACTCGGTGACTTCCTTTTGCATCATGAGATTGGTCGTGGTGGGATGGGAGTTGTCTACGAAGCCAGCCAGCAGTCGCTTGATCGACGCGTCGCGATCAAGTTGCTGCCGCTGGCTTCCATGTTGGACTCGAACCAGATCGCTCGTTTCAAAAACGAAGCTCACGCGGCTGGCTTGCTGCAGCATCCGCACATTGTCCCGATCCACAGCGTCGGCAGCCATCAAGGCGTTCACTACTACGCGATGCAGTTCATCGATGGCATCGCCTTGGATGCTTGGGTGCGGGAACGTCGTGAGGAGAAAATCGCTGGTGAGCTTGCCGTGGAATCGGGGACTTCCTCCGGCGAATCTCGGGCGGAGTCGGCGGAACGAAAACGCGACGCATGGAAGCAAGTGGTTCAGTGGGGAATCGACATCGCTGACGCGTTGCACGTTGCCCATGAAAATGGTGTGGTCCATCGTGACGTGAAGCCATCCAACTTGATGCTTGATCGATCCGGCAAGATTTGGGTGACCGATTTTGGTTTGGCTCGCTGTCAGACCGAAATGTCATTGACTCGATCAGGCGACGTCATTGGAACGATGCGATACATGAGTCCCGAGCAATCTCGCGGGCAGTCGGCTTTGATTGATGGACGAGCCGATGAATATTCTTTGGCCGCAACGTTGTACGAATGCCTGACGTTGCGTTACGCCCACGAAGGCGAAGATGCGGCAACGATTCTGAAGAAGATCGACAACGAGGAGGTGATCCCGCTGCATCTATTGCGACCAGATTTGCCTCGTGATCTAGGCACCGTGATAGCAAAGGCGATGTCGAAGGGGCGTGAGGATCGATACGAGACCGCCAAAGAGTTCGCCGAAGACATGGATCGAGTGTTGCGGGGTGAACCCACCATCGCCAGACCACCATCGATGAGCGATCGCTTGATCCGTCTGGCTTCGAAGCATCGTCGTGTGGCACTGTCGGCGGCTTTGATTGTGATTTTGGGTTTGGTCGGGTCGACAATTTACAATGCCAAGCTGGCAGCGGCGAAGAGCGTGTCGGACAGCAATTTGGCGCGGGCCACTCGGAGTGAGCTGTTGGCTCGCGGAGCGATCGATCGTTTGGGAGCTCAGATGGCCGAGTCGCTCGCTCACATCCCCGGGGCTGATTCGGTTCGTCGGGAGTACCTGCTGGAAACACTGCAGTACTACGAACTCTTTGCAGCGGAAGTCAAAGACGATCCAGCATTGCGCGAGGACCTGGCAATGACGCTTGCGAAAGTGGGTGATCTGCAATCTGAACTGGGGGCTAGTCAACAGGCGATCGCAGCCCTGAAACGCAGTGAATCGATTTACGCTGAGTTGGCGGCTGATGCGGGAATCAACGATCCCGTGCGGCTGCACTGGTCGACGTGCCAGAACAACTTGGCACAAGCCTTGGTACGGGCAGGGAAACTGGAGGAGGCAGCTCGCTATTTTGTTCGGGCGATGAAACTTCAACAGAAGCTGGTCAATCAAGGACCCGCGTTTCCACAACGCCGCGAGGCCGAAGTGTCGTTGGCAACAACGATGAACAACATGGGTTTGTTGTTGATGCGAACCGATGCAAAAACGGAAGCGGAATCGTATTTTGCGAAAGCAATTGAGCGTCTTCAGCCGTTGACCATCGAATTAGTATCAAACACAGACAAATTGTCGGAATCAAATACGGGGGAGATTGCGAAAAAGTTGTCAGCGGTTCAGTCCAATTTGGCGGGCCTGTTGACGGAATCGGACCCTGAACGAGCGATCCGTTATGCGAGTCAGGCACTCGAGTCCCAATTGAGTTTCTTGCAGGCTGAACCAGGTGACGCGGAGATTGCCGGGCAGACGATGGTGACGCTCAATACGCTCGGCGCGGCGCAATCCGCGATGGGGAGGAATGCAAAAGCAATCGAGACATTCGAACAAGCCATTGAAATGGGCAATCAAGTGGTGCTCCGTTGGCCCAGTCACCCGAACTACCGGAGGGATTTGTCACTCAGTTTCAATCACTTGGGTTTGGTTCGATCGAAGATGAAATCTCTGGGAAAGGCACGGGCAGCATTTGAGAAGGCGCTGGAAGTTGGACAACCGCTCGCTACTCAATTTCCAGAAGACGCCGAGACGCAGAGCATGCTGGGTGGAGTTTGGAACAACTATGGATTCCTTCAACAGCAACTGGGGGATGCTGGGGCAGCCGCCGAGGCATATTCCCACGCCATTCGCCTGCAATCCGTCGCGGTTTCGGTTGCGCCGGAAGTTGTTCGTTACAATGAATACCTGCGAAAGCACCGGGCGAATCATCAAAGCGTGATGCCTTCTGCCGGAAACTCGCTGCCTCAAGAAGAGCTACAAGGATTGATTCATGAAGCCAATTAA
- a CDS encoding outer membrane protein assembly factor BamB family protein: MRHTTLFFGLAFFACCANHAVSPANGNDINRDWPQWRGPDASGTALESSPPTTWSESENILWKIDVPGIGSSTPIILGDRVYVSTAVKTDEVADGAGSAETANQTPPESGPPRGDRRAERGRPEGGRGGPDRGGRGRGRGGRGGSAKPTNVYDFVVIAYDRNNGKEIWRTSVTQEVPHEAGHNTNTFASSSPVTDGEKLYMSFGSRGVFCLDLDGTQLWSVDLGQMQTRNQFGEGSSPAVHNGILVVPWDHEGESFIVALDAATGEEKWRQSRDEQTTWSTPLITEYEGGTQVITNGSNRVRSYDLTTGELIWECGGQAGNPIPSPVRFEDNVIVMTGFRGYAIYSIPLSAKGDVTNSDVITWIEEDAAPYVPSPVLYKGQLYFVKANNGVLVSRKAKTGELVIDQTRLPDVSTVYASPVAAADHIYFTGRDGTTLVLSHGSEMEVVATNKLDDEIDASAAIVGDQIFMRSKSHLYCIGKE, encoded by the coding sequence TTGCGACACACGACCCTTTTCTTTGGTTTGGCATTCTTTGCGTGCTGTGCCAACCACGCCGTATCGCCCGCCAACGGCAACGATATCAATCGCGATTGGCCGCAGTGGCGCGGGCCGGATGCGTCCGGAACGGCGTTGGAGTCCAGTCCGCCGACGACTTGGAGCGAATCAGAAAACATCCTTTGGAAGATCGATGTTCCCGGCATCGGTAGCAGCACCCCGATCATCCTTGGTGATCGCGTGTATGTCAGCACCGCGGTGAAGACGGACGAAGTTGCCGACGGTGCTGGTTCGGCTGAAACCGCGAACCAAACGCCGCCGGAATCCGGCCCACCGCGGGGAGATCGTCGTGCCGAGCGTGGCCGTCCGGAAGGCGGGCGTGGCGGACCGGATCGCGGAGGCCGTGGTCGTGGCCGCGGCGGTCGCGGTGGCAGTGCCAAACCGACGAACGTCTACGACTTCGTTGTGATCGCTTACGATCGGAATAACGGCAAAGAGATCTGGCGGACATCGGTGACCCAGGAAGTGCCTCACGAAGCTGGGCACAACACCAACACCTTTGCGTCATCCTCACCGGTGACTGATGGTGAGAAGTTGTACATGTCGTTTGGATCTCGAGGCGTTTTTTGCCTGGATCTGGATGGCACGCAACTGTGGAGTGTGGATCTGGGACAGATGCAAACTCGAAATCAGTTTGGCGAAGGTAGCTCACCAGCGGTTCACAATGGCATCTTGGTGGTGCCGTGGGATCACGAAGGAGAGTCGTTCATTGTGGCTTTGGACGCAGCTACCGGAGAAGAAAAATGGCGGCAAAGTCGTGATGAGCAAACGACTTGGTCGACGCCTTTGATCACCGAGTACGAAGGCGGTACGCAAGTCATCACAAACGGTTCCAATCGAGTTCGGAGCTATGATTTGACGACCGGTGAATTGATTTGGGAATGCGGCGGCCAAGCCGGCAATCCAATTCCTTCGCCGGTTCGGTTTGAGGACAACGTCATCGTGATGACTGGTTTTCGAGGCTACGCGATTTATTCGATTCCGCTGAGTGCGAAAGGTGATGTCACCAACAGCGACGTGATCACTTGGATCGAAGAAGACGCGGCTCCTTATGTGCCTTCCCCGGTGCTTTACAAAGGTCAGCTGTACTTTGTGAAGGCCAACAATGGTGTCTTGGTTTCTCGGAAGGCAAAGACCGGTGAACTGGTAATTGATCAAACACGCCTGCCTGATGTCTCGACGGTTTATGCCTCACCGGTGGCAGCGGCTGATCACATCTATTTCACCGGACGCGATGGAACGACTTTGGTTTTGAGTCACGGCAGTGAGATGGAAGTGGTCGCTACGAACAAGCTGGACGATGAAATCGATGCGTCCGCAGCCATCGTCGGGGACCAAATCTTCATGCGAAGCAAGTCGCATTTGTACTGCATCGGCAAGGAATGA
- a CDS encoding dienelactone hydrolase family protein, with translation MCDQDHFEEDLKKYSRRDMGTFAAAGIGAAMMLSRVANAAEVSEQDVEIETPDGKCDAYFVSPSAGTHAAVLIWPDIFGLRSAFRQMGKRLAESGYSVLVVNPFYRQQKAPTAANGANTSIADVRPLARSLTPETHTTDAKAFVAWLDKQSQVDTSKPIGTTGYCMGGPIVFRTAAAVPDRIGAAATFHGGGLVSDGDDSPHRLIPKMKADFLIAIAENDDQRDPEAKSVLKESFDEADLDSEIEVYPAGHGWCPPDTRVHNPEQAEKAWSRMLALFENALV, from the coding sequence ATGTGTGATCAGGATCATTTCGAAGAAGATCTAAAGAAGTATTCGCGTCGTGACATGGGGACGTTTGCCGCGGCCGGAATCGGTGCCGCGATGATGCTTTCTCGAGTCGCCAACGCAGCTGAAGTCAGCGAGCAGGATGTGGAAATCGAAACTCCCGACGGCAAGTGTGATGCCTACTTCGTATCACCATCGGCGGGAACGCATGCTGCGGTTTTGATTTGGCCCGACATCTTTGGTTTGCGATCCGCGTTTCGGCAAATGGGGAAACGTTTGGCTGAGTCCGGGTACAGCGTTTTGGTAGTCAATCCTTTTTATCGCCAGCAGAAAGCACCGACCGCCGCCAACGGAGCGAACACTTCGATTGCGGATGTTCGGCCATTGGCTCGTTCATTGACCCCCGAGACCCACACAACGGACGCAAAAGCGTTTGTGGCTTGGTTGGACAAGCAATCACAGGTGGACACGAGCAAGCCTATTGGAACGACCGGCTATTGCATGGGAGGCCCTATCGTCTTCCGAACCGCGGCTGCGGTTCCCGATCGCATCGGTGCGGCGGCAACGTTTCATGGTGGCGGATTGGTGTCTGACGGGGACGATAGCCCACACCGATTGATCCCAAAGATGAAAGCGGATTTTTTGATCGCAATCGCCGAGAATGATGACCAACGCGATCCCGAGGCGAAGTCGGTATTGAAGGAATCGTTTGACGAAGCGGACCTGGATTCTGAGATCGAAGTGTACCCCGCCGGGCATGGTTGGTGTCCGCCTGACACTCGTGTCCATAATCCCGAGCAAGCAGAGAAAGCTTGGAGTCGGATGCTCGCCTTGTTTGAAAACGCTCTGGTTTGA
- a CDS encoding arsenate-mycothiol transferase ArsC translates to MIMSELNTIGLFPSLSTFVEQRRGELDLISEERQDDLKQLAGYVRGEIQKSRPVQLTFICTHNSRRSHLTQIWAKVAADLFGLQSVQTFSGGTEATAMNPRIVASLKRVGFEVDVKTEDGSNPTYAVRYSEQAEPLLCFSKVYNESPNPAGQFAAVMTCSSADQACPIVPGCDLRLPIRYEDPKVSDDTPREAEIYDERCRQIAREMIHAMSLV, encoded by the coding sequence GTGATCATGAGTGAGTTGAACACCATCGGTTTGTTCCCATCCTTGAGCACCTTTGTGGAACAGCGCCGAGGCGAGTTGGATTTGATTTCCGAAGAACGCCAAGACGACTTGAAGCAATTGGCGGGCTACGTTCGTGGTGAGATTCAGAAGTCTCGCCCGGTGCAGTTGACGTTCATCTGCACACATAATTCACGCCGCAGTCACTTGACGCAAATCTGGGCCAAGGTGGCCGCGGATTTGTTTGGGCTGCAGAGTGTTCAAACATTCTCCGGCGGAACGGAAGCGACGGCGATGAATCCGCGAATCGTTGCTTCGTTGAAAAGAGTTGGGTTTGAAGTCGACGTGAAGACGGAAGACGGGAGCAACCCAACTTATGCGGTTCGTTACTCCGAGCAGGCTGAACCATTGTTGTGCTTCTCAAAGGTTTACAACGAGTCACCCAATCCGGCGGGGCAATTCGCGGCGGTGATGACTTGTTCAAGTGCCGATCAAGCTTGCCCGATTGTTCCCGGATGCGATCTGCGGTTGCCGATCCGCTACGAGGATCCCAAGGTGTCCGATGACACGCCTCGGGAAGCCGAAATTTACGATGAGCGATGCCGACAAATCGCGAGAGAAATGATCCACGCGATGTCGTTGGTGTAA
- a CDS encoding alkene reductase, giving the protein MASNNMNAPASNSSKSALFQPLEIGGLTLRNRIVMAPLTRARAGVERMANEMMAEYYTQRASAGLIISEATVVSEQGIGWPQSPGIYTDEMAESWKVVVDSVHQAGGRIFLQLWHTGRASHSDFHDGELPVAPSAIAIEGDGVHTPSGKKPYEVPRALETSELPGIVEDYRKAAERAKSAGFDGVEVHSANGYLLDEFLQSKSNHREDQYGGSIENRYRLLGEVVDAVTSVWSSDRVGVRLAPNGSFNDMGSPDYIEQFTYVARQLDQYGLAYLHVMDGTGFGFHELGPAMTLADFRKVFSGTLMGNVGYTRESAEEAIVDGAADLIAFGRPFISNPDLVERFENGWPLAEMADMSVWYSHDAEGYTDFPTYQAESKQPESCGVE; this is encoded by the coding sequence ATGGCTTCCAACAATATGAACGCTCCCGCATCGAATTCCTCCAAGTCCGCGTTGTTCCAACCACTGGAGATCGGTGGACTGACGCTACGCAATCGCATCGTGATGGCTCCGCTGACACGAGCGCGTGCCGGAGTGGAACGCATGGCCAATGAAATGATGGCCGAGTACTACACACAACGAGCTTCCGCCGGTTTGATCATCAGCGAAGCGACCGTCGTATCTGAACAAGGGATCGGTTGGCCTCAATCGCCGGGCATCTACACCGATGAAATGGCCGAAAGTTGGAAGGTCGTGGTCGACTCGGTTCATCAAGCCGGCGGCCGTATCTTTCTGCAGTTGTGGCACACCGGACGTGCATCGCACAGTGATTTCCACGATGGCGAACTGCCGGTCGCACCATCGGCAATCGCCATCGAAGGTGACGGAGTGCACACCCCGTCGGGAAAGAAGCCTTACGAGGTGCCACGTGCTCTTGAAACGAGCGAACTGCCCGGCATCGTGGAGGACTATCGCAAGGCCGCCGAACGCGCCAAGTCGGCAGGCTTCGATGGCGTAGAAGTTCACTCCGCCAACGGCTATCTGTTGGACGAATTCTTGCAATCCAAATCCAATCACCGCGAAGATCAATACGGCGGCAGCATCGAGAATCGTTATCGGCTACTGGGCGAAGTCGTTGATGCGGTCACGAGCGTTTGGTCCAGCGATCGTGTTGGTGTTCGGCTGGCTCCCAATGGTTCGTTCAATGACATGGGGTCGCCGGATTACATCGAGCAGTTCACCTATGTCGCTCGTCAACTCGACCAGTACGGCCTCGCGTACTTGCACGTGATGGATGGCACCGGGTTTGGTTTTCACGAACTTGGACCCGCGATGACGCTTGCTGATTTCCGGAAGGTATTCAGTGGTACGTTGATGGGCAACGTTGGCTACACGCGGGAGTCTGCGGAAGAGGCGATTGTGGACGGAGCAGCGGATCTCATTGCCTTTGGCCGTCCTTTTATCAGCAACCCAGATCTGGTGGAGCGTTTTGAAAACGGGTGGCCTCTTGCGGAGATGGCCGACATGTCCGTTTGGTACTCACATGACGCGGAAGGCTACACCGATTTTCCAACCTACCAAGCGGAATCGAAACAGCCCGAGTCCTGCGGAGTCGAGTAG